A DNA window from Rossellomorea marisflavi contains the following coding sequences:
- the tpiA gene encoding triose-phosphate isomerase encodes MRKPIIAGNWKMNKTLGEAKSFTEEVQGLVPDTDVVESVICSPALFLESLVNSTKNYKVEIGAQNMHFEENGAFTGEVSPVALQDLGVKYVILGHSERREMFNETDESVNKKTIAAFKHSLTPIVCVGETLEQRENNETNELVGDQVKKALAGLSADQVKNTVIAYEPIWAIGTGKSSTAEDANEVCAHIRQVVASEFGQEAADAVRIQYGGSVKPANIKEYMAQPDIDGALVGGASLEPQSFLQLLEGASSHE; translated from the coding sequence ATGCGTAAACCGATCATCGCAGGTAACTGGAAGATGAACAAAACACTCGGTGAAGCTAAATCTTTCACCGAAGAAGTACAAGGACTCGTTCCTGATACAGATGTAGTTGAATCCGTGATCTGTTCACCAGCGCTTTTCCTTGAAAGCCTTGTAAACAGCACGAAGAACTACAAAGTAGAAATCGGTGCCCAAAACATGCACTTCGAAGAAAACGGAGCGTTCACAGGCGAAGTCAGCCCTGTAGCCCTTCAAGATCTTGGAGTGAAATATGTCATCCTTGGACACTCAGAACGCCGTGAAATGTTCAACGAAACGGATGAGTCTGTGAACAAGAAGACGATCGCTGCCTTCAAACACAGCCTGACTCCGATCGTATGTGTCGGTGAAACACTTGAACAACGTGAGAACAACGAAACAAATGAGCTAGTCGGAGATCAAGTGAAGAAGGCCCTTGCCGGACTTTCTGCTGATCAAGTGAAGAATACCGTCATCGCCTATGAGCCAATCTGGGCAATCGGTACCGGTAAATCTTCAACGGCTGAAGATGCGAACGAAGTATGTGCCCACATCCGTCAAGTTGTGGCTTCTGAGTTCGGTCAAGAAGCTGCCGATGCAGTCCGCATCCAGTACGGCGGAAGCGTAAAACCTGCCAACATCAAAGAATACATGGCACAGCCTGATATCGATGGTGCATTGGTCGGTGGCGCAAGCCTTGAACCACAAAGCTTCCTTCAGCTTCTAGAAGGGGCGAGCTCTCATGAGTAA
- a CDS encoding phosphoglycerate kinase, which produces MNKKSIKDVDVKGKRVFCRVDFNVPMADGKITDETRIQAALPTIKHLVEGGAKVLLASHLGRPNGEVVEELRLTPVANRLSELLGKDVAKADEAYGEAVQAKVSEMKDGDVLVLENVRFYPGETKNDPELAKEFAALADLYVNDAFGAAHRAHASTAGIAEHIPAVAGLLMEKELEVLGKALSNPERPFTAIVGGAKVKDKIGVIDNLLDKVDNLIIGGGLAYTFVKANGYEIGQSLLEEDKIDLAKQFMQKAKDKGVNFLMPVDVVVGDDFSNDANTQEVGIDSIPSDWEAMDIGPKTREIFSDAIKSSKLVIWNGPMGVFEMDTFANGTKAVAEALADSTDTYSVIGGGDSAAAVEKFGYADKMSHISTGGGASLEFMEGKELPGVTALNDK; this is translated from the coding sequence ATGAACAAAAAATCGATCAAAGACGTCGATGTGAAAGGGAAACGCGTATTTTGCCGCGTAGACTTCAACGTGCCGATGGCAGACGGGAAGATCACCGATGAAACGCGTATCCAGGCAGCACTGCCTACCATCAAACATCTAGTAGAAGGCGGAGCGAAAGTCCTTCTTGCAAGCCATCTTGGACGTCCAAATGGTGAAGTGGTAGAAGAACTCCGTTTGACACCTGTTGCAAACCGTCTATCAGAGCTTCTTGGCAAAGACGTTGCCAAAGCAGACGAAGCATACGGTGAAGCCGTTCAGGCAAAAGTTTCAGAGATGAAAGACGGAGACGTCCTTGTCCTTGAAAACGTTCGTTTCTACCCAGGTGAAACGAAAAACGATCCTGAGCTTGCGAAAGAATTTGCAGCACTTGCAGATCTTTATGTGAACGATGCATTCGGTGCAGCTCACCGTGCCCACGCTTCAACAGCAGGGATCGCCGAGCACATCCCGGCAGTTGCAGGTCTTCTTATGGAGAAAGAGCTTGAAGTCCTTGGTAAGGCACTATCAAACCCAGAACGTCCTTTCACGGCCATCGTTGGTGGAGCGAAAGTAAAAGATAAGATCGGTGTCATCGACAACCTTCTCGATAAAGTGGACAACTTGATCATCGGAGGCGGACTTGCTTACACATTCGTAAAAGCAAACGGCTACGAAATCGGTCAATCCCTTCTTGAAGAAGACAAAATCGATCTAGCGAAACAATTCATGCAAAAAGCGAAAGACAAAGGCGTGAACTTCCTTATGCCGGTAGACGTGGTTGTTGGGGATGACTTCTCTAATGATGCGAATACACAGGAAGTGGGCATCGACTCCATCCCATCTGATTGGGAAGCAATGGATATCGGTCCTAAAACGCGTGAAATCTTCAGCGATGCAATCAAGAGCTCTAAACTTGTCATCTGGAACGGACCAATGGGCGTATTCGAAATGGATACATTCGCCAACGGTACGAAAGCCGTAGCAGAGGCATTGGCCGATTCAACAGATACATACTCTGTAATCGGTGGCGGAGACTCTGCAGCAGCAGTCGAGAAGTTCGGATATGCTGATAAAATGAGTCATATTTCTACAGGCGGAGGAGCATCTCTCGAGTTCATGGAAGGGAAAGAACTTCCTGGAGTCACAGCTCTGAACGATAAATAA
- the gap gene encoding type I glyceraldehyde-3-phosphate dehydrogenase, whose amino-acid sequence MATKIGINGFGRIGRNVFRAALKSNDVEVVAVNDLTDANMLAHLLQYDTVHGKLDQEVTVDGDYLVVGGKKVKVLAERDPAQLGWGDLGVEIVVESTGRFTKRADAAKHIEAGAKKVIISAPASDEDITIVMGVNHDKYDAASHDVISNASCTTNCLAPFAKVLNDKFGVKRGMMTTIHSYTNDQQILDLPHKDYRRARAAAENMIPTTTGAAKAVSLVLPELKGKLNGGAVRVPTPNVSLVDLVAELDKNVTAEDVNAALKEAAEGDLKGILAYSDEPLVSTDYNGSPASSTIDALSTMVLEDNMVKVISWYDNESGYSNRVVDLAGFVASKGL is encoded by the coding sequence ATGGCAACAAAAATTGGTATTAACGGATTTGGACGTATCGGACGTAACGTATTCCGTGCAGCACTTAAAAGCAACGATGTAGAGGTAGTGGCAGTCAACGACTTGACTGATGCAAACATGCTTGCACACCTTTTACAATATGACACAGTTCACGGGAAACTTGACCAAGAAGTTACTGTTGACGGTGACTACCTAGTAGTCGGCGGCAAAAAAGTAAAAGTATTGGCTGAGCGTGACCCAGCTCAACTTGGATGGGGAGACCTTGGCGTTGAAATCGTCGTAGAATCTACTGGTCGCTTCACAAAACGTGCAGATGCTGCGAAACATATCGAAGCTGGCGCTAAAAAAGTCATCATCTCTGCCCCTGCATCTGATGAAGACATCACAATCGTAATGGGCGTTAACCACGACAAATACGACGCAGCTAGCCATGATGTTATCTCTAACGCATCTTGTACTACTAACTGCCTTGCTCCATTCGCAAAAGTACTTAACGATAAATTCGGCGTAAAACGTGGAATGATGACTACAATCCACTCTTACACAAATGATCAGCAAATCCTTGATTTGCCACACAAAGACTACCGTCGTGCACGTGCAGCTGCTGAGAACATGATCCCAACTACAACTGGTGCAGCTAAAGCGGTATCTCTAGTTCTTCCAGAACTTAAAGGCAAATTGAACGGTGGAGCTGTCCGCGTTCCAACTCCAAACGTGTCACTAGTTGACCTTGTTGCAGAATTGGACAAAAACGTAACAGCTGAAGATGTAAACGCAGCTCTTAAAGAAGCAGCTGAAGGTGATCTTAAAGGAATCCTTGCTTACAGCGACGAGCCACTAGTATCTACTGACTACAATGGCAGCCCTGCTTCTTCAACAATCGATGCTCTATCTACTATGGTTCTTGAAGACAACATGGTAAAAGTAATCTCTTGGTACGATAACGAGAGCGGATACTCTAACCGTGTCGTTGACCTTGCAGGCTTCGTAGCTTCAAAAGGACTATAA
- a CDS encoding sugar-binding transcriptional regulator: MESIIDIQKRLLPDLLEVMQKRHQILRSIRFMQPVGRRSLAQNLGLTERVLRSEVEFLKNQDLIDIKTSGMIMTEDGMQLLEKIECMMREISGINEMEQRLKSLLNLHEIVIVPGNSDESPWVKEELGRATASSMKRRLKGNTTIAVTGGSTMASVAEMLTPDLTSSETLFVPARGGIGEDVKNQANTICSKMAEHTKSRHRVLYVPDQVSKEVYKSFLKEPMIKEVLTMIKSANMVLHGIGDAITMAERRKTSEADYQKIIDGQAVGESFGYYFNEEGEVVHKVPTIGLQLEDLSHIEHVIAVAGGSSKAKAIRAYMKSAPSSTVLITDEGAAKALLKG, translated from the coding sequence ATGGAATCAATCATTGATATACAAAAGCGATTATTACCTGACCTGCTTGAAGTTATGCAAAAAAGGCATCAGATTCTCCGTTCCATCCGCTTCATGCAGCCAGTCGGCCGCAGAAGCCTGGCACAGAACCTGGGGCTGACGGAGCGTGTACTCAGGAGCGAAGTTGAATTCCTGAAGAATCAAGATCTCATCGACATCAAGACGTCCGGAATGATCATGACCGAAGATGGCATGCAACTACTGGAAAAAATTGAATGCATGATGAGGGAGATTTCGGGAATTAATGAAATGGAGCAACGGCTCAAATCGTTACTCAATCTTCATGAAATTGTAATCGTTCCGGGGAATAGCGACGAGTCACCGTGGGTAAAGGAAGAATTGGGGCGTGCGACAGCATCCAGTATGAAACGCCGCCTAAAGGGGAATACTACAATCGCTGTGACTGGCGGTTCAACCATGGCCTCTGTAGCTGAAATGCTGACACCGGACCTGACGTCATCAGAAACCTTATTCGTTCCAGCAAGAGGGGGGATCGGGGAAGACGTCAAAAATCAGGCAAACACCATCTGTTCCAAGATGGCCGAGCATACGAAATCGCGTCATCGCGTCCTCTATGTGCCTGACCAGGTAAGCAAAGAAGTCTACAAGTCCTTCCTGAAGGAACCGATGATCAAAGAAGTCCTCACCATGATCAAATCCGCCAACATGGTCCTCCATGGAATCGGAGATGCGATCACCATGGCCGAGAGACGGAAAACGTCGGAAGCCGATTATCAGAAGATCATCGACGGGCAGGCCGTCGGGGAATCATTCGGCTACTACTTCAATGAAGAAGGCGAAGTGGTACATAAGGTGCCGACCATCGGACTGCAGCTCGAGGACCTGAGCCATATCGAGCACGTCATCGCCGTAGCGGGCGGAAGCTCGAAGGCAAAAGCGATCCGGGCATATATGAAAAGTGCTCCATCTTCAACCGTCCTCATTACGGACGAAGGAGCAGCAAAAGCGCTTTTGAAAGGGTAA
- a CDS encoding glutaredoxin family protein, whose protein sequence is MKELIFYTRRRCGLCEEAKRTINLLRDDLPFKLIERDIEERDEWTERFGLMIPVVEMDGEILQYGQIDLFTMSKRLHEKTR, encoded by the coding sequence ATGAAAGAATTGATTTTTTACACCCGCCGTCGGTGTGGTTTATGTGAAGAGGCCAAGCGTACCATCAACTTGCTGAGGGACGATTTACCTTTCAAGCTGATCGAGCGGGATATCGAGGAGCGGGACGAGTGGACAGAGAGGTTCGGTCTCATGATTCCCGTAGTAGAAATGGACGGCGAAATCCTCCAATATGGACAAATCGATCTTTTTACGATGAGCAAGCGTTTACATGAAAAAACTCGATAG
- the rpoN gene encoding RNA polymerase factor sigma-54 produces the protein MNLSAGLFQQQQQKLQMTQQLSQAITILQYSTMELNDFLESKAMENPLIQLKPPKRKLAEWQDFVSDTTKSLSEALLIQLNLKSLTSVERDCLEELIFSLDDNGYLHIEPGYFLKKYEIGEEELESTISMIQSLEPAGIGARSLQECIHLQLDRRWEVPDFVLTIVSDHFQAFADRKWREIAKAMGIELKEVQAAADFVTQCNPRPGAVFAKDFSHYIVPELNVRVWGDDVTVALYDGTSITVTFNKEYTDFLGHHPDRDVASYIKEKNQEFEWLVLSLRQRKQTMLKVGKAIVEKQRGFFLHGPGHLQPLTLRQIAEEVGAHESTISRAVRGKYVQTPYGVFELKSFFTAAVRAVDTAEETVSAGTVKRELQELVNQEDKRKPLSDQKLVALLTEKGCDVSRRTVAKYRDQLGIPSSSKRKRYE, from the coding sequence ATGAATTTGAGTGCAGGACTTTTTCAGCAGCAACAACAAAAGCTCCAGATGACCCAGCAGCTTTCACAGGCAATCACGATCCTTCAGTACTCCACGATGGAGCTGAATGACTTCCTGGAATCGAAAGCGATGGAGAACCCCCTGATCCAATTGAAACCGCCCAAGCGGAAGCTTGCAGAGTGGCAGGACTTTGTATCGGATACAACGAAAAGCCTGTCGGAAGCTCTATTGATACAACTGAATTTGAAATCGCTTACGAGCGTTGAACGTGATTGTTTGGAAGAATTGATCTTCAGCCTTGATGACAATGGGTATCTCCATATTGAACCCGGGTATTTTTTGAAAAAATATGAAATCGGGGAAGAAGAGCTTGAAAGCACCATCAGTATGATCCAATCGTTGGAGCCTGCCGGCATTGGGGCCCGCTCCCTTCAGGAGTGCATCCATTTACAGTTGGACCGTCGGTGGGAGGTGCCTGATTTCGTCCTCACCATCGTGAGCGATCATTTCCAGGCCTTTGCGGACCGGAAGTGGAGGGAAATCGCAAAAGCCATGGGCATCGAGCTGAAGGAAGTGCAGGCGGCGGCCGATTTCGTCACGCAGTGCAATCCACGGCCGGGTGCGGTCTTTGCGAAGGATTTCTCTCATTATATTGTTCCTGAACTCAATGTAAGAGTCTGGGGAGACGACGTGACGGTCGCCCTGTACGATGGGACTTCAATCACGGTCACTTTTAATAAGGAATATACGGATTTTCTCGGTCATCATCCCGACCGCGATGTAGCATCTTATATAAAAGAAAAGAACCAGGAATTTGAATGGCTCGTCCTGAGCCTGCGTCAGCGGAAGCAGACGATGCTGAAGGTGGGAAAGGCGATCGTGGAGAAGCAGAGGGGATTCTTCCTCCATGGGCCGGGCCATCTCCAGCCTTTGACGCTGAGGCAGATCGCTGAGGAGGTCGGAGCCCATGAATCGACCATCAGCAGGGCCGTCAGGGGGAAGTATGTGCAGACGCCTTATGGGGTGTTTGAACTGAAGAGCTTTTTTACGGCTGCTGTTCGTGCCGTGGACACAGCTGAAGAAACGGTGTCTGCCGGTACAGTGAAGAGGGAGCTGCAGGAACTTGTCAACCAAGAGGACAAGCGAAAGCCCCTTTCTGACCAGAAGCTTGTGGCCCTGCTGACAGAAAAGGGCTGTGACGTCTCGAGGCGGACGGTGGCGAAGTACCGCGACCAGCTCGGCATCCCGTCTTCTTCGAAGCGCAAACGATATGAGTAA
- a CDS encoding GNAT family N-acetyltransferase — protein MTLQTKRLELHEMTLDDAPALFTLWSHPDVTRFMNIDRFTDEQQARDMITLLTELAAENKALRFSIFDRDSGELIGSCGYNHFDRDNLITEIGYDLLPTHWGKGLGTEAVGILTKHAFEVLGMNRIEAKVEAGNDASSALLEKVGYHFEGTLREGEKSKGRYVDMKLYAILRSDWIPD, from the coding sequence ATGACATTACAAACCAAACGACTGGAATTACATGAAATGACACTGGACGATGCGCCTGCACTCTTTACGTTATGGTCACATCCCGATGTGACGCGATTCATGAACATCGACCGGTTCACAGACGAACAGCAGGCAAGGGATATGATCACCCTGCTGACAGAGCTTGCCGCCGAAAACAAGGCCTTGCGCTTTTCCATTTTTGATCGTGACTCCGGCGAACTCATCGGGTCATGCGGATACAATCACTTTGACCGGGACAATCTGATTACGGAAATCGGCTATGATCTGCTTCCAACCCACTGGGGAAAAGGACTTGGGACCGAAGCCGTCGGCATCTTGACGAAGCATGCCTTCGAAGTATTGGGAATGAATCGGATTGAAGCAAAGGTGGAAGCCGGTAACGACGCATCCTCTGCCCTTCTTGAAAAAGTCGGGTATCACTTTGAAGGGACACTCCGCGAAGGAGAGAAATCAAAGGGAAGGTACGTGGACATGAAACTGTACGCGATCCTGCGCTCTGATTGGATACCTGATTAA
- a CDS encoding PadR family transcriptional regulator, whose amino-acid sequence MNAQFKKGVLELVVMSIIRNGDAYGYALIKKISDRINISEGTVYPILRKLVKEGHLSTYFQESHEGPARKYYSLTDSGRDQYERLASEWEEFAAIVQFFINKKGDSDGTQ is encoded by the coding sequence ATGAATGCGCAATTCAAGAAAGGGGTCCTTGAGCTTGTGGTGATGTCGATTATACGAAACGGAGATGCGTACGGATATGCGTTGATCAAGAAAATATCTGACCGGATCAATATATCAGAAGGCACAGTGTATCCGATCCTGAGAAAGCTCGTAAAAGAGGGACACTTGAGCACCTACTTCCAGGAGTCACATGAGGGCCCTGCCAGAAAGTATTATTCCCTAACTGATTCAGGAAGGGACCAGTACGAACGCTTGGCATCAGAATGGGAGGAATTTGCTGCTATTGTCCAATTTTTTATCAATAAGAAGGGTGATTCCGATGGGACGCAATGA
- a CDS encoding HAAS signaling domain-containing protein has product MGRNEFLNQLMKHLRYMSSEEKAEILHEYEAHFHYDLKAGLSEQETSIRLGDPKDIAKELNAVYALDKADEQRTLRNIVHAGLSIMGLSMANFLLLLMGLFILLLLSPFILAFVIAVPIMILSPLILVGMGIVNGFDTVGTPEIVEVIKGVVLGGVLAVLGFYIGKGLLALMIRNLKWNLSMMKGRA; this is encoded by the coding sequence ATGGGACGCAATGAATTTTTGAATCAACTAATGAAACACCTTCGATATATGTCCAGCGAAGAAAAGGCAGAAATCCTTCATGAATATGAGGCGCACTTTCATTATGACCTGAAAGCCGGACTGTCCGAACAGGAAACCTCCATCCGTTTGGGAGATCCGAAAGACATTGCGAAAGAATTGAATGCAGTATATGCGCTGGATAAAGCAGATGAACAGAGGACTTTGAGGAACATTGTCCATGCCGGTCTATCCATCATGGGCTTGAGTATGGCGAATTTCCTACTTCTACTGATGGGTTTATTCATTCTATTGCTCTTGTCACCATTCATCCTTGCCTTCGTCATTGCTGTGCCGATCATGATCCTATCCCCTCTGATTCTAGTCGGGATGGGGATTGTCAATGGCTTCGACACAGTCGGCACACCAGAAATAGTAGAAGTCATCAAAGGAGTAGTACTCGGAGGCGTTCTTGCTGTCCTTGGCTTCTATATAGGCAAGGGCCTTCTTGCCTTAATGATCCGGAATTTAAAATGGAATTTATCCATGATGAAGGGAAGAGCATAA
- a CDS encoding NDxxF motif lipoprotein — protein MRRFCIGIMTALLVLCGCQQAEPYQDLEDEPVATLSEVDVPDAIFTSDRKGASITEEEIRSAIILYLNSSEDLDAVMEAFQETIYSEEELTREEKDKVNKTISLIEENDQNFSDFITSNSLPADYDKGADRISQYITDYNDYIRSLDKAFDRFDKGEMKVSDLETILGSTGTVNGREQKKIEDFLRDKDIQTRAFQQ, from the coding sequence ATGAGAAGGTTCTGTATTGGAATCATGACAGCACTACTCGTTCTCTGTGGTTGCCAGCAAGCTGAACCCTATCAAGACCTGGAGGATGAACCAGTTGCAACCTTATCGGAGGTGGACGTCCCGGACGCCATCTTTACGTCTGATCGTAAGGGCGCGTCCATTACAGAAGAAGAAATAAGGAGCGCCATCATCCTGTACCTGAATAGCAGTGAGGATCTGGATGCGGTCATGGAAGCATTCCAGGAAACCATCTATTCCGAGGAGGAGCTGACCCGCGAGGAGAAGGATAAAGTAAATAAGACCATTTCCTTGATTGAAGAGAATGATCAGAATTTCAGTGACTTTATCACATCCAACTCCCTGCCTGCCGATTATGACAAAGGTGCAGACCGCATAAGCCAATATATCACCGACTACAATGACTATATACGTTCCTTAGACAAAGCATTTGATCGCTTTGATAAGGGAGAGATGAAGGTCAGCGACCTGGAAACCATACTGGGATCAACTGGTACCGTGAACGGCCGGGAACAGAAGAAAATCGAAGACTTCCTGCGTGATAAGGACATTCAGACGCGTGCATTCCAACAATAA
- a CDS encoding sensor histidine kinase, giving the protein MKITTKINLLTTAWMLCILVVINFVVYFLFVQNTVTMEEDVQFHKAKEIMKEVGGAPTTNDLDMALKKHLTEHSFIRIMGPGDELIHQVTNDSMLSSKIEGKFAENKEAKNHVIKNQRHEEQVLVVRVPFGNGERSLEIVERLEGLEARKETLKGILIACTVLAAVFSLLGGRWLANTIMRPISNMIKTMEEIETSGVPKTISIEKRENDELQTMAQTFNRMISRIQGNMAKQAQFVSDASHELKTPLTVIKSYANLLRRHGVENKEIADEAIQAIHSEATRIQKMTDTFLDLADLEKENVLEISQIDLVALSRSSIKQLQEVYHREISLHTDASRVIIPADELKIKQVIIILLDNAMKYSSDKIDVYIEKVGDLAVLRVKDYGIGIPKEEITNIFERFYRVDKARSRETGGTGLGLHIARSIMKLHLGEINIRSEEGKGTEVELVFVG; this is encoded by the coding sequence ATGAAGATCACAACCAAGATTAACCTGCTCACCACTGCCTGGATGCTGTGCATCCTGGTGGTCATCAACTTTGTCGTGTACTTCCTGTTCGTTCAGAATACTGTAACCATGGAAGAAGATGTTCAATTCCACAAAGCGAAGGAGATCATGAAGGAAGTCGGAGGAGCACCGACCACGAACGACCTTGATATGGCTCTGAAGAAGCATCTTACCGAGCACTCCTTCATCCGAATCATGGGTCCGGGCGATGAACTGATCCATCAGGTGACGAATGACAGCATGCTTTCCTCCAAGATTGAAGGGAAGTTTGCCGAGAACAAAGAAGCGAAAAATCATGTGATCAAGAACCAGCGTCATGAGGAGCAGGTCCTGGTTGTCCGGGTTCCCTTCGGAAATGGGGAGCGGAGCCTGGAAATCGTCGAGCGCTTGGAAGGGTTGGAGGCCCGTAAGGAAACCCTGAAGGGCATCCTCATTGCCTGTACGGTCCTTGCCGCCGTCTTCTCCCTTCTGGGGGGCAGGTGGCTTGCCAACACGATCATGCGGCCGATCTCCAATATGATCAAGACAATGGAAGAAATCGAAACGAGTGGGGTGCCGAAGACCATCTCCATTGAAAAACGGGAAAACGATGAGCTGCAAACGATGGCTCAAACATTCAACCGGATGATCAGCAGGATCCAAGGGAACATGGCGAAGCAGGCCCAGTTCGTATCTGACGCTTCCCATGAGCTGAAGACGCCGCTGACTGTCATCAAGAGCTATGCCAATCTGCTTCGGAGGCATGGGGTCGAAAACAAGGAAATTGCAGACGAAGCCATCCAGGCCATCCATTCGGAAGCAACGAGGATCCAGAAGATGACCGATACGTTCCTCGATCTGGCGGATCTTGAGAAGGAAAACGTCCTTGAAATCAGCCAGATCGACCTCGTGGCCCTCTCAAGGAGCAGCATCAAGCAGCTTCAGGAGGTCTACCATCGCGAGATAAGCCTGCATACGGACGCTTCACGGGTGATCATTCCGGCAGATGAACTGAAGATCAAGCAGGTCATCATCATCCTCCTCGATAACGCCATGAAATACAGCAGTGATAAAATCGATGTCTATATCGAGAAGGTAGGCGACCTCGCCGTCCTCCGCGTCAAAGACTACGGGATCGGAATCCCCAAGGAAGAGATCACCAACATCTTCGAACGATTCTACAGGGTCGACAAAGCAAGAAGCAGGGAAACCGGCGGTACCGGACTCGGACTCCACATTGCCCGGAGCATCATGAAGCTCCACCTCGGAGAGATCAACATCCGGAGTGAGGAAGGGAAAGGGACCGAAGTGGAACTTGTGTTTGTAGGATGA
- a CDS encoding response regulator transcription factor, translating into MKTHVLVVEDETQIARVLKMELEYEGYEVTVEHEGKKGLERALQSGVHLILLDVMLPGLSGFEVLRRIRKEDRDTPVILLTARNTTFDKVSGLDQGANDYVTKPFEIEELLARIRACLRNHSPGEVKDELLVSVEDLVVNTETREVCRGGSSITLTPKEYDFLVYLMVNKNKVVTRENIILNVWGYEYEGETNVIDVFIRHLRVKVDEGFPKQLITTVRGVGFTMKENSDEDHNQD; encoded by the coding sequence GTGAAAACGCATGTACTTGTCGTCGAAGATGAAACGCAAATAGCCCGTGTCTTAAAAATGGAGCTTGAATATGAAGGCTACGAGGTGACCGTGGAGCATGAAGGGAAGAAAGGACTGGAGCGGGCTCTGCAATCCGGGGTCCATCTGATCCTCTTGGACGTGATGCTCCCGGGCCTCAGCGGATTCGAAGTGCTGAGACGCATCCGCAAAGAGGACCGTGATACGCCGGTGATCCTGCTGACGGCACGGAACACCACGTTTGACAAGGTGTCGGGACTTGATCAGGGAGCGAACGATTATGTGACCAAGCCATTTGAAATCGAAGAGTTGCTCGCGCGGATCAGGGCGTGCCTGCGGAACCATTCCCCGGGTGAGGTGAAAGATGAGCTGCTCGTATCGGTGGAGGATCTGGTGGTCAATACGGAAACGAGGGAAGTGTGCAGGGGTGGGTCATCCATTACGTTAACTCCGAAAGAGTATGATTTCCTCGTCTACTTGATGGTCAATAAAAATAAAGTCGTGACCAGGGAAAACATCATCCTGAACGTATGGGGATATGAGTATGAAGGGGAAACGAACGTAATCGATGTGTTCATCAGGCATCTTAGGGTCAAGGTCGACGAAGGATTCCCGAAGCAGCTGATCACCACCGTCAGAGGGGTCGGCTTCACCATGAAGGAGAATTCGGATGAAGATCACAACCAAGATTAA
- a CDS encoding undecaprenyl-diphosphatase, whose translation MNYSLFKSINQHAGHHPFWDGLMAGVTNNALFIFAIVLVLMWLFGKNDMKRTVLYAGITGIVALILNAVIAHIYFEPRPFVSHDVNLLVPHDADASFPSDHTTGAIALAFAVLYVHRKLGSVMLAFALLTGFSRIYVGNHYPFDVAGSIVVAGIVSLVIYKLYPILDPLVNGIIRIYNRIPFVPKSKESARTIDFK comes from the coding sequence TTGAATTACTCACTCTTTAAATCCATCAATCAACATGCCGGGCATCATCCGTTTTGGGATGGTTTGATGGCAGGGGTTACGAACAATGCCCTGTTCATTTTTGCCATCGTCCTTGTACTGATGTGGCTGTTCGGAAAGAACGACATGAAGCGGACGGTGCTCTATGCAGGGATCACGGGTATTGTCGCCTTGATCCTCAATGCCGTCATTGCCCACATATATTTCGAACCAAGGCCGTTCGTCTCCCATGATGTGAATCTGCTTGTTCCTCATGATGCAGACGCATCGTTCCCGAGTGACCATACGACAGGTGCGATCGCTCTGGCCTTTGCCGTGCTTTACGTGCATCGCAAGCTCGGTTCCGTGATGCTCGCATTCGCCCTTTTGACCGGATTCTCCCGCATCTATGTAGGGAATCATTATCCCTTTGATGTGGCAGGAAGCATCGTCGTCGCAGGTATTGTCAGCCTGGTGATCTACAAGCTGTATCCGATCCTTGATCCACTCGTAAACGGGATCATCCGGATCTATAACCGCATTCCCTTTGTTCCTAAATCAAAGGAATCGGCGCGCACCATCGACTTCAAATAA